The genomic segment ACGTTCTTATCATAACGACGTATTCAGCGCGTTTTTCACCGGGTTCATTACCGCTATCGGGGGAGGAACTCTCAGGGATATCACTTTGGGGAATTATCCGGTTTCCTGGATTCGGGACGAAAACGTACTCTGGGCTATCTTTTCCGGTATTCTATTAAGCATTATATTTTCCAAATATTTGAATCGGGTTCGAAAGGGAATTTCCCTCTTCGATACGATAGGAGTGGGGATCTATACCGTGATAGGAACTCGCATTGCCTTGTCTTACGATGTGAATCCCTTCGCGTCCGCCATCTTAGGAATGGTAACCGCGGTCTTCGGAGGAGTGATCCGGGATATGATGATTAACGAGGTTCCTCTTATTTTTCGGCGGGAGATTTACGCGACCGCTTGCTTGGCTGGGGCCGGCTTGTATATTCTCTTGGACAAATTGGATGTGAATCCGGAATGGAATACTGTGATTTCCGCGACCATAGTGATCGGGATCCGGTTGGTGTCAGTGCGTATGAATTGGGCGCTTCCGAAGATTCGTTTGCCTAAATAGTATAATTCTATAAAATACTCGAAAGAACTTTTAAGGACGTTTTATGTATAGAGCCAGGTCTAAAAGCAGGATTTATTGGGTTCTCTTTCTTCTTCTCGCTATTTTGGTCCTACAAAAACCGGGGGACAACGGCGCACCTTATTCAGAATACTTCCGGAATTTGAACGAAGAGCTGAAGCGGAAAGGCCCGGGTAAACCGGTCGTACTTTTAGATCTGGATAGATTGGATTCCAATCTGAATCTATTGAAGGAAAGAATCCAAGCCCCTTTGCATTACCGGGTCGTGGTGAAATCTCTTCCTTCCCTAGATCTTTTAAGATATATAGTTAGATCTACCGGCTCGGATCGTTTGATGGTATTCCATTCCGGAGATATCATAATGCTTTTGAACGATCCTGAGTTCAAAAAATTCGATATTCTTTTGGGAAAACCCATGCCTATCAGCGCCTTGCAGGATATATTCTCCCGGATCCCCCGGGAAGATTTCCAAAAGGTTCGTTGGCTTTTGGATACTCCGGAGCGTATCCGGCAGTATTCCGAATTCGCCAAGGAGAAGAATATCAAACTCAGTCTTGCATTGGAAATCGATATAGGATTACATAGGGGAGGGTTTCCCGATCCGGAGGAATCGGGTAAAGGCCTGAAGCTCATACAAGAAAATTCTAAAAATTTAATGTTATCCGGTTATATGGGATATGAGCCTCATGTCGCCTCCGTTCCCGTGATTTTCGGGGACAAGATTACGGCCATGGAGAAATCCTTACAAGAATCCTTGGAAAGATATAAAGCCTTTGTGGTGTTCGGAAAATCCTCTTATCCCGATCTATTCGGTTCGGATTTGGTGTTCAATGGGGGAGGGAGTAAAACCTACAAATTCTACAGAAAGAATTCCGGAATCGTAAACGACGTATCTCTGGGGTCCGCCCTGGTCAAACCCACGGATTTCGACGTGGAGAGTTTGGACGAGCATAATCCGGCCGTATATATCGCCGCGCCCGTATTAAAAAAATTGAAAGGAACCACCATCCCGTTTCTGGAATCCGTTTCTTTTCTTTTTCCTCTCTGGGATCCGAACCGTGAAGCGACTTATTTCACTTACGGCGGTGCCTTCTTGGCTAAGAAAGAATCCCCTAAGGGTTTAGAGGATAATTCTTTGTTCGGAGCGAGCACTAACCAAGGAATCTTAAACGGTTCCGAAAAAACAGCGTTAGAACCGGACGATTACGTTTTTTATAGGCCGACCCAGAGCGAAAAGGTCATGGCAGAGATGGGAGAAATCAGATTGCTCCGCGGAGGAAAACTTTCGGGCGTCTGGAAAACGTTCGTAAATTGATCTTAGGGAAATATCCGGGAGAGAATAAGAGCCGGCGCGAACGCCGGCTAAC from the Leptospira wolffii serovar Khorat str. Khorat-H2 genome contains:
- a CDS encoding trimeric intracellular cation channel family protein, with the protein product MDFSYYINLGGIAVFAVSGALAAAEKRSYHNDVFSAFFTGFITAIGGGTLRDITLGNYPVSWIRDENVLWAIFSGILLSIIFSKYLNRVRKGISLFDTIGVGIYTVIGTRIALSYDVNPFASAILGMVTAVFGGVIRDMMINEVPLIFRREIYATACLAGAGLYILLDKLDVNPEWNTVISATIVIGIRLVSVRMNWALPKIRLPK
- a CDS encoding alanine racemase codes for the protein MYRARSKSRIYWVLFLLLAILVLQKPGDNGAPYSEYFRNLNEELKRKGPGKPVVLLDLDRLDSNLNLLKERIQAPLHYRVVVKSLPSLDLLRYIVRSTGSDRLMVFHSGDIIMLLNDPEFKKFDILLGKPMPISALQDIFSRIPREDFQKVRWLLDTPERIRQYSEFAKEKNIKLSLALEIDIGLHRGGFPDPEESGKGLKLIQENSKNLMLSGYMGYEPHVASVPVIFGDKITAMEKSLQESLERYKAFVVFGKSSYPDLFGSDLVFNGGGSKTYKFYRKNSGIVNDVSLGSALVKPTDFDVESLDEHNPAVYIAAPVLKKLKGTTIPFLESVSFLFPLWDPNREATYFTYGGAFLAKKESPKGLEDNSLFGASTNQGILNGSEKTALEPDDYVFYRPTQSEKVMAEMGEIRLLRGGKLSGVWKTFVN